The following coding sequences lie in one Rutidosis leptorrhynchoides isolate AG116_Rl617_1_P2 chromosome 4, CSIRO_AGI_Rlap_v1, whole genome shotgun sequence genomic window:
- the LOC139903974 gene encoding probable mitochondrial adenine nucleotide transporter BTL1, translating into MTPKSQPQQRKGFCTMADAYGVILDSTQTQLHKNLDLVFLGQTNSNNRTKDDSFSFDFQLPDIRSPIAKFVKSREAGEFLSGALAGAMTKAVLAPLETIRTRMIVGVGSKKISGSFLEVIEKQGWQGLWAGNAINMIRIVPTQAIELGTFECVKRVMTSAKEKWSKEDCPSVQIGPVKLSFSLAWLSPVALGGAAAGFVSTLVCHPLEVLKDRLTVSPDVYPNLSVAVQKMYSNGGIGSFYSGLSPTLMGMLPYSTCYYFMYDTIKKSYCTAQNKKSLSRPEMLLIGALSGLTASTISFPLEVARKRLMVGALQGKCPPSIVAALSEIVREQGLIGLYRGWGASCLKVMPSSGITWMFYEAWKDILLGDKYER; encoded by the exons ATGACCCCTAAATCACAACCTCAG CAAAGAAAGGGTTTTTGTACAATGGCGGATGCTTATGGTGTGATTTTAGACTCAACGCAAACGCAGCTTCATAAGAATCTAGACCTTGTTTTTTTAGGTCAAACTAATAGTAACAATCGCACTAAAGATGATTCCTTTTCCTTTGATTTTCAACTTCCTGATATTCGAAGTCCGATCGCG AAATTTGTGAAGTCGAGAGAGGCTGGGGAATTTCTTAGTGGTGCTTTGGCTGGGGCTATGACTAAAGCCGTTCTTGCTCCTCTCGAAACCATCAG GACGAGGATGATAGTTGGTGTTGGGTCGAAAAAGATATCTGGTAGCTTTCTGGAAGTGATTGAAAAACAAGGATGGCAAGGACTATGGGCCGGAAATGCAATCAACATGATACGTATTGTTCCGACACAGGCAATTGAACTTGGAACGTTTGAATGTGTTAAACGAGTAATGACTTCAGCTAAAGAGAAATGGAGCAAAGAAGATTGTCCAAGTGTGCAGATTGGTCCAGTCAAACTAAGTTTTTCTCTTGCATGGCTGTCACCAGTTGCCCTCGGTGGTGCAGCTGCAGGTTTTGTTAGCACACTCGTATGCCATCCTCTTGAAGTCTTAAAG GATCGGTTAACCGTAAGCCCAGATGTTTATCCTAATTTGAGCGTTGCAGTTCAGAAAATGTATAGTAATGGTGGGATTGGTTCTTTCTATTCGGGCCTTTCTCCAACGTTGATGGGCATGTTGCCATACAGCACTTGCTACTACTTCATGTATGACACAATCAAGAAGTCTTACTGCACGGCACAAAACAAGAAATCTTTAAGCCGTCCAGAGATGCTTCTGATCGGAGCACTTTCAG GTTTAACTGCAAGTACAATCAGTTTCCCTTTGGAGGTGGCGAGGAAAAGGCTGATGGTAGGAGCTCTGCAGGGGAAGTGTCCACCGAGCATCGTGGCTGCATTATCGGAAATAGTGAGAGAGCAGGGGTTGATTGGATTATATCGAGGATGGGGCGCAAGTTGTTTGAAGGTTATGCCATCATCAGGCATCACATGGATGTTTTACGAAGCTTGGAAAGACATATTGCTTGGTGACAAATATGAACGATAA